Genomic DNA from Hordeum vulgare subsp. vulgare chromosome 2H, MorexV3_pseudomolecules_assembly, whole genome shotgun sequence:
ttcctctcctccaaCCGCTTACCTCACTAACCACGTACGTACGGTGCCCGCGCCTATATTACCAGCACTCATCGCCGCTTCACCCCTCATTAATCCGCCAACACCACCGATTGCTCACCTTCATATCGCAGATTGTCGTTGCATTGCCCTCGAGGAGGCGAGATTAGTTGATTTCGGTTGGGGATTAGTTGAGCAGAAGGCAGTCGGCGGCCTCTGGATTGATTTGCACGCCATGAAATTCGGTAAGTGGCTCAAGCGGCAGATCGAGCAGAGCCTCCCGGCATGGAAGGACGAGTTCCTGAGCTACAACGAGCTCAAGCCCGTCATCGGCGCCGTCTCGCCGGCCGAGTTCGTCGCCCGCCTCGACGTTCAAATAGAGAAGATCAACGCCTTCTTCATCGAGCAGGAGGAGTTCTTCATCATCACCCACAGGGTACGTGTACGCGCTGATTGCTAGCCAGCCAGTCCCAATGGCTTCGCCTGCCCTGCGAATTTCTCTGACGGTCCGTGCGTTCTTGgtggtgtgtgtgtatgtgcgAGCAGGAGCTGCAGGGGGCGATCAGGAGCGCGCTGGAGAGGAAGGTGGCGGTGCCGGCGGCTGCGCACGAGGCCGAGATCGCGGCGATCCGGAGGGAGATCGTCAACTTCCACGGCGAGATGGTGCTGCTGCTCAACTACAGCAGCGTCAACTACATCGGCCTGGCCAAGATCCTCAAGAAGTACGACAAGCGCACGGGCGCAGGGATCCGGCTCGCCGTGATCGAGACGGTGCTGGTGCAGCCCTTCTTCACGGTGGAGGCGGTGTCCCTGATGGTGAGGGAGTGCGAGGCCATGATGGAGGCAGTGTTCCCCACGGCGCCCGGcgaggggcaggcggcggcgcggcgggacCGCGAGGCCCTGGTCGCAGCGGAGCagaggatcttccgcaacaccgtgTCGGCGCTCCTGGCCATGCAGGACGTGCGCAGCAGCAGCTCCACGCGCGGCCGCCACTCGCTGCCGCCGCTCAACCTGCCGGACTCGGACTGGCTCCGCTCCTTCTAGCCGCCGCCGTCGTCCCCCATTCCATTCCCCGTCCAATGACCCCCGCCGGCCTCTTCTTGGTGGCCTCACCAGCCACATCCACAGATATGTAATTGGCTATCTGTAGTTTCTAActtctttttttgtttccctttcttTTTACCACGCTGGTGTAAGATGGTAACAAGATGTGAGCATACAAATTCATACTACTGTGCATTATGTTATGCTCCTATATAAATCTTTGTCAGGACTCAGGACACTAACCGAGCGTCAAATCTAGTTGAGTTTGTGCTTAAATATGGTTGAGTGCGTCGTAGAAAATTAAATCTCATTCAAACTGCCATGATGCCGAAGAAAGGTCATGGTTCTAATTTACTAAGAAACAACAAAATTCATCTCTGGCTCCTGACGAATCCAGAGGTCAAGGAAAAACGTCCAACAGAAATCAACCGTTCGAACGGTCATACCGTCTCTGAATTTTCAGACCATTCACGAGTCAATCCATTAGTCTGAAGCTGACAATGCTATCTGACTGGATCAAGCAAATCGACACCGAGGGTTCATATGTTTAGAGAAACAATTCCGTCAGGATCGAGCTACGCAAGATGATTCCTTCGCCGAAACGAATATACCTTGAT
This window encodes:
- the LOC123429696 gene encoding SPX domain-containing protein 6-like yields the protein MPVNIPRTSPSSSSSSPPTAYLTNHVRTVPAPILPALIAASPLINPPTPPIAHLHIADCRCIALEEARLVDFGWGLVEQKAVGGLWIDLHAMKFGKWLKRQIEQSLPAWKDEFLSYNELKPVIGAVSPAEFVARLDVQIEKINAFFIEQEEFFIITHRELQGAIRSALERKVAVPAAAHEAEIAAIRREIVNFHGEMVLLLNYSSVNYIGLAKILKKYDKRTGAGIRLAVIETVLVQPFFTVEAVSLMVRECEAMMEAVFPTAPGEGQAAARRDREALVAAEQRIFRNTVSALLAMQDVRSSSSTRGRHSLPPLNLPDSDWLRSF